The following DNA comes from Planctomycetota bacterium.
TGAGCGTGCGCCCCGCAATCGTGCGCTCGCTGGCTACGGTGACAGTGACGATGCCGAAGAGCGGTTCGAGGGCATTGGCCAGCCGGTCCCCCTCAGAGCGATTGCCCTGGGCGAGGGCGCGCGCCATGCGCTCGACGGCCGCGGGTGCGACGTTGGAGACGACCGACACGACGCCGCTTGCGCGGATGGCAGGGTCGCTCATCATGGCCGGTGTCAGGTTGTCGTCGCCTGAGAGGATATCGAAGTCGGCGCCGACGAGGGTGCGGGTGGCCGCCATGCGCGCGAGGTCGCCGGTGGCCTCCTTGACGGCCCGGACGTTCGGGTGTTCGAGGGCCAGGAGGGCCAGGTCCTCGGGTGCGAGCGCGGTGCCGCTGCGGCCGGGGATGATGTAAGGCACGACCTTCGCGCCGCGGCAGGCGTCGGCGATGACGCCGTGGTACTCGCGGCGCAGTTCCAGGCTCGACGGGCCGTTGTAATAGCAGTCCACGAGCAGCACGGCTTCGGCGCCCGCCTCCAGGGCGTGGTGGGACCCGCGAAGGGCCTCGGCCGTGGAGTTGGACCCCGTTCCCGCCAGCACGAAGCACCGGCTGCCGCGCAGGCGCAGCGTCGCCTCGATCACTTTGTTGTGCTCGCCCCACGTGAGCGTGGGCGATTCGCCGGTCGTGCCCGTCGGCACGAGGCCGGTGATCCCCTGGCTCACCTGGAAATCCACCAGGCGCTCGAACTCGGGCCACGAGATCCTGTCGCTCCGCGTGAACGGAGTCACCAGAGCCGTCCAGGCCCCCTCGAATCGTCTCAGCTCCACAGGCCATCTCTCCTAGTGTGGGCGTCCGCGGCACGGCCAGCGGCTGCGCGGAATTGCACAGTATTCTAGCAATCGCGGGCGCACGATGCAAGACGTTGACATTCGCGCCCCGCGCTGCTATAGTAGTGACGCCGAGCGACGTTGGGCGGCGCTTGGCCTCGCAGTGCGAATGCGGGCGGCAGGCGCCCGCTCTCCCGGGGACTCCTCGATCTGCCGCTGAGAGGGTAATGAGCAGCTACGAACTGGGCGAACCGGCGCTCGGACCCAGCCAGCGGACCTATCTGACGTCCGGCCTGGCGCGCGCCATTCTCAAGGCGCGCCGCCTGCACGAAGCCAAGGTCACCGTCTCTCTCGACCTCAATCGCACAAGGTCCGTCGTGCATCTTCTGCCCGAGAGCGTCCGCTTCCCCGATGGCAGCGAACTCTCCCTCAAGAAGCTTCGCACGGTGCTCCGCAAGGGCTTGCGCGTCTACCTTGTCGAGAGGGGCGAGCTGATCCCCGTCGAGCGCCGCGGCAACTTCTACTACAAGCTGATGGCCACTGATTCGGCGCCCACGCTGGAGATCAGCGGCATCAAGATGCATCGCAGCGAAGGCTGCTGCCCCTACGCACAGGCCGAGGCCATCGTGCGTACCGTCGTCCGCCCGGGCGACCGTGTGCTGGACTCCTGCGGCGGCCTGGGCTACACGGCCATCTGGGCTGCCCGCCTGGGCGCCGACCGTGTGGTTTCCATCGAGCACGACCTCGACGTGCTGGAGATGGCGCGGCTCAATCCCTGGTCCGAGGAGTACTTCTTCGACGCGCGGATTGACGTGATCCCGGAGGACGTCACGCGGTTTCTCGCAGCGGAGCCTTCAGGGTCGTTCGATGCCATTGTGCACGATCCGCCCCACGTGTCGCGGGCCGGTGAGCTCTACGGACGCGATTTCTACTTCGAGCTGAGCCGCGTGCTGACCGCCACGGGGAAACTCTACCACTACGTCGGCGAGCCCTTTTCTCGGCGCAAGGGCAAGGACATCCACAGCGGCATCTCGGAGCGGCTGGCGAACGTTGGCTTCGAGCCCCGCTATGTGGAGGAGTTGGCGGGCTTCGTCTGCACGAAACGCCGCTGACAAGCCTCAAGGCCCCCCTTATCCCGCCCGGACGAACCGCAGCACGCTGTCGGCATCCGCCAGACTCGCTACTGTAAGGTCCGCCGCGGCCAGCCGCTCAGCCGGCAACGAGTTCGTGATTCCTATACACCGCATGCCCGCCGCCTTGGCGGCCTGGATGCCCAGGGCCGAATCCTCGATCACCGTGCACCGAGCCGGCTCGATTGCGAGCCTCGCCGCAACGTGCAAGTAGATTTCCGGGTGAGGCTTATGGCGCTTCACATCGTCGGCGCCAGCGACGGCATCGAAATGCGAGCGCAGCCTCAGCGCGGCAAGCGCCGTCTCGATGCTCCGCCTAGGCGAGTTCGATGCCACCCCCAAGCGGCATTCGGGGTGCAGGCGTGTGACCAGTTCGACCACCCCGGGGAACGGCCGCACATCTGCCTTGAGAATGCCAGCGAACACCCGACGCTTCTCATCCAGGCACCGGCGCACATCGAGGGCCGGGCCACGCCGCGTGAAGAGCCATGCCAGCCAGTCCCCGTCCGCCATGCCCACGCCGTGTGCGTACTCCTCGTCGCTCACGATGATCCCACATGCCGCGAACACCCGGCGCCAGGCCTCGACGTGCAGGGCCTCGCTGTCCACCAGCACCCCGTCCAGGTCGAAGATCACGGCCCTGGTGCGAACGTCGGCAGGCGACATGGCCGGTTATCGCCTCCTCCGGGCCGGGTCGGGTGCAGGCAGGCTCTCGTAGATTCGGCAGTAGCTTTCGTAGCGCTCGGGGTCAATCGCGCCGCTCTCCACCGCGGCCGCAATGGCGCAGCCGGGCTCATGCCGGTGCGAGCAGTCAGCGAAGCGGCACTGGCCGAACCGCTCGGCCATCTCGGGGAAGCAGTGCTGAAGCTCGTCCCGCTCGATGTTGTAAAGGGCAAATTCCCGAATACCCGGCGTATCAACCACATAGCCGCCGAACTCCAGCGGCAGCAGCGACACGGCGGTGGTGGTGTGCCTGCCTTTCCCTGTTGACGCGCTCACGTCGCCAACGCGCAGGTCGAGCCCAGGCTGCACCGACATCAGCAAGGCGGACTTGCCCACGCCCGACTGCCCTGCGAAGACGGATGTCTTGTCCCTCAGCGCCGCCCGAAGGTCCTCCAGGCCTACACCCGACACTGCGCTGGTCGCCAGCGCGCGGTACCCAAGCCGGCGGTACAGCTCCAACACCGGCTCATAGGCCGCGGCATCGGCCAGATCGATCTTGTTGAGGCACACGGCGACATCGAGGCCGCCGTGCTCGCCGGAGACCACGAGACGGTCGAGCAGACGGCGATTCAGCTCAGGCTCAGCCACCGAGGCGACCACGACGAGCTGGTCCACGTTCGCCGCCACCACCTGCTCCGCCTCGCGCTCCCCCGCGGCCTTGCGCGACAGTTTGCCGCCTTTCCGAGGCTCGACCCCCTCGACCACCCCCTCGCCAGACGGCAGAAGAGAAAAGCGTACCCGATCCCCGACGGCGATGGGGCGTGTCTGGGCACCTTTGCGCAGCCGCCACTTGCCGGGCAGCGAGCATCGCACAGAGCTCCCCCCGCTCAGCACGATGCAGGCGGCTGTGTCAAGCCTGATGATGACGCCTTCTGCCATACTTACGCCGAGACCACTGCAATGTCTGCGGAATATCGAACATGCCGGCTCCATTATCGCCGCCATGTGGTTGATGTCAAGCGGCTGCCCAGGTTCACGCATGAAACGCCGCACGCGCTGCCTGCCTTGAAGGCCGACAGCGCGTGCGCGAGGAAAGCAGACCACGATGGGCCGCCTTGGGAACCTCACTCCCCGTTCGCGAGGCATGTGCAAGGCGAGTTGTTGCACTTGCAGATCTGGATCTTTGCTCCGACGGCGTTGATGTCAATCCACCACTTGCCCATCGCCCTGCCCCGGCTGGACTTGGTGTTGTAGAGTGTGACCACCATCGTGCCGCCGTCCTTCGTCGTCAGGATGTAGCGGTTCTTGTTCTCAAGTACCAGCCTCTCATTGAGATAGGTCTTGTTCTCGAATTCGCCCGTGTAAGTGAGGGAGTTCTGGTTGCCATTGCCCTTGGGTTTGAGCAGGATGTACGACGCGCTCAGGGGGATGCCAAGGTAGCCGTTGGCCTGCGCCGACCCGTTGTGCAGTTCGTCGCGGGTCACGATGATGAGCTCGCCGCCCGTCATGAGACTGAAACGGAGCTCGAACTCGAAGTCGTCGTTATTGTTGGGGTTAAGGTTGATCGAGCCGCCGATGGTTCCATCGGAGGTCACGGTGCCCCCGGAAGTGGTGCCACCCGTGCTTCCACCCGTGGTGGTGGTGGTGGTGGTCGTCGTCGTGGTGGTACCGTCCGTGCTGCCATCGGTAGGGGCCGTTGCATCCCCTGTGTTGGTGGATGTGTCCGAGGTGGCGCCAGGCGTCGTTGGCGATGTGGTTGGAGCCGTGGTATCGGTGCCCGGCTGGGATCCAGAAAGGATCGCGACGACAGTGGCCGGGTCCTCGGGAAGCGCGAGATTGTCTATCCGCTCCACAATACTGCCCGTCTTCAGGACGACGGCGGTCGTGCCATCCTCAGTCACGAAAGCGGTGAGGTAGTGGCCGCTGGCGTCCGCTTCGTTGTCGTAGGGCTCGAGATAAAGCTTGCTGAGGGTCTCGCCCGGGGTTGCCTCCTCCGCCAGCGGATTGCTGAACACATCAACGTTCGAGACGAATGGAGCGAGGAAGGTCGCCAGGTTGGCGCCCTCCGGCGGGTAGCACTCGTACTTCCTGCTGAACAGTTCGAGCGCCATGCCCACCTGTTTGAGGTTATTGGCCGCTACCACGACCCGTGCGGAAAGCCTCGCGCCCCTGTAGACGCTGAACCCCAGCGAAAGCAGTATGCCGATGACAGCGATGACCGCGAAGAGCTCGATGACGACGAATGCCCTGCGACCAGCTCCCACTCTCCTGACCATGGCGGGCCTCCTTGCCAAGCATTCCCTGGATCGGGACCCCGCCAACGTCTTCTAGCTCGAGCAACTCTTGTGCCAGTCGAGACAGGCATTTCCGGGGATAAACTCTAACACCCACGCGGAACGCAGCTTAGACCTCCTGCTGCACGCTCCGCCGCGCAAGGCCACGCAGCGGCAAAGACGCGTCGCCACCGATCTCCAACGAGAATACCCGCCACGCGGGGCCTCCACGGCCCTCCCGCTGGTCCTGTCGCACGCTGCCTTGGGCTGCACCGGCTGGGTACAGACACGCGGCGCTCGCCTTGTTGGCGAGCGCCGCGTGATGTCAAGCGGACCGGCTTGGTGGCCCTACTACTCTGGCTTGCACACACAGGGCGTCTGGTTGCACTTGCAGATCTGGATCTTCGCCCCGACGGCGTTGATGTCGATCCACCACTTGCCCATCGCCCTGCCCCGGCTGGACTTCGTGTTGTAGAGCGTGACCACCATCGTGCCGCCGTCCTTCGTCGTCAGGATGTAGCGGTTCTTGTTCTCGAGGCGCAGCGTCTCGTTGTTGTAGGTCTTGCCTTCGAATGTGCCTGTGTAGGTCAGAGAGTTCTGGTTGCCGTTCCCCTTGGGCTTCAGGAGAATGTAGGAGGCGCTCAGGGGCACGCCGAGATAGCCATTCGCCGCGGCGGAGCCGTCGTGCAGGTTGTCGCGCGTCACGACGATGAGTTCACCGCCCCCGATCAGGTTGAAGCGAAGCTCGAACTCGAAGTCGTCGTTGTTGTTGGGATTCAGATTGATTGACCCGCCCACCGTGCCCTCAGGCGTGGTGGTGGCAGGAGGCGTACTGGTGCCCCCACCCGTGCTCGTGCCGCCCGTTCCAGAGCCGCCCGTGCTGTCGGGGCTCGTCGGGGGCGACGTGCTGGGTTCAGTGGTCGTCGGGGGCGGCGTGCTGGGCTCCGTGGGTGTCGGAGGCGGTGTGCTGGGCTCGGTGGTTGTTGGAAGCGGCGTGCTCGGCTCCGCGCTGGGCGGCGTCCCCGACAGAATCGCGACGATGCTGTCCGGATCGCTGGGCAGCGACAGGTTGTCTACCCGCTCCACAATGTTGCCCGTCTTCAGGACGACGGCGGTCGTGCCGTCCTCGGTCACAAAGGCTGTGAGATAGGAACCCGGTCGGTCGGCCTCCTCATCGTAGGGTTCTACGTAGAGTTCGCTCAGGGTCTTGCCGGGGGTCGGCTCGTCCGCCAGCGGGTTGTTGAAGACCTCTGGATTCTGCACAAACGGGGCGAGCATGGTGGCAAGGTTGGCGCCTTCGGGCGGATAGCACTCGTACTTCTTGTTGAAGAGTTCGAGCGCCATGCCCACCTGCTTGAGGTTGTTGCTCGCCACCACAACCCGTGCGGACAGCCTCGCGCCCTTGTAGACGCTGTAGCCGAGGCTCAGCAGCACCGCGATGATGGTGATTACCGTGACCACCTCGATGATCACGAAGCCACGACCCCGCCGCTTCACCATGCGAAGTCTCCTTTCAGCACCAGAGGGCACCTGAAGGAAGCAAAGACCGAGACTATGTAGGGGAAGTGGAGGCAGCCACAAGACTTGTGACTTGCCTGGCTGCCGCCTTGTCGTGCCGCCCGTCGTCCCGCCACGTGAGGTCCCGCCGCTTGAGTACCACATGCGTGATACAATCAAACCACCGCTGGCTCATCCACTTGTATTATACCCCAGATCACTGGGATTGCAAGGCGGCGGTGCCAACCCAGATACGTAGCCGATGCCACCATTCCCTGAGTGGCTGCCGGCTAGTCCTGTCGCCCGAGTGCCATTGCCTACAAGTCAATGAGCCGCTAGCTCTGGATCTCGGTCTCAGCAAATCCAGTGCCCGCCTCGGACGGAATTAGCGGTAGATGGCTTAAGTGTTTATCTTGGAATATCTTACGAGGCCATGGCGAGCGCGCTGGCTTGCCGCGCCTATGGGCGGCTCGCACGGCTTCCGTGCCAATTACCCGTAAAGCGGGACCCTTCCCGGCCATCCTTGCGGCCCGGCCTGGCCGCGCGGCGCTCTGCCCGGGCAGCCTCCCGCGCCGATCCACAGGAACCAGGCGTCCGGGGCCTGGCCTTGCTGCACCAGCATCCTTGTGGTACCATTCATTTGTGTTGCAGCAGGACGGCCCGACCTTGCGCGTTCCAGCCGGCGAGGCACCCGAATGGCTCGGATAAGGCTGCTTCAGGTTCTCGAGGCTAACGTGGGCGGCGCGCGCAAACACGTCTACCAGCTCGTGCGGGGCCTCGACCAGTCGCGCTTCGAGGTGCACCTGGCGTGTTCGCTGGAACGCGACCGCGGCGTGGAGCGCGAACTGGCCGGGCTGAACGCGGCGGGGATTCGAACGGTTCCCATCCGCATGCTCCGGCGCCCTGCCCCACTGGCGGATCTGGCCGCGCTCCGTGCCCTCAGCCGCCTGATGCGGACGGAGCGGTTCGACATCGTTCACACTCACGCGTCTAAGGCGGGCTTCCTGGGGCGCCTGGCGGCCCGGCGCGCCGGCGTGCCAGCGATTGTCCACACGCCCCACACCTTCCCGTTCGAGCGGCGCGATACCCGCCTCGCCCCTCTGTACCGGCTTCTGGAGCGCATCGCCAGCGGGTGGGCGCATCGGATTGTCTTGGTGTCGGCGAGCCAGCGCGCGATTGCGGAGCAGGCGGGGCTCGGCGCCCGCACCCAACTGGCCGTGGTGCCGAACGGCATCCGACTGCCGGCGGCGGACCCCGCTGAGACGCGGCGCAGGCACCGTTCTGAGCTGGGATTGGGCAGCTCGGACCTCGCGGTGGGATTCGTCGGGCGCATCTCGCCGCAGAAGGACGTGCAGGCGTTCCTGGCGGCGGCTGGTGCGCTCAGCCGCGAGTTCCAGGGCATGCGGCTGTTTCTGGCGGGAGGGGCTGACGATCTGCGGTACCTGCGGGCGCTGCGTCCGGCGATCTCGCCCGAGGCATGGGGCGTGGCCACGGGCGCCATTGCGGCGAAGGCGCGCGTCTGCTGGTCACGCGAACTGCCCGTCGAGGTGCTTGGCTACAGGCCCGATGCCCCAGAGCTCGTGGCGGCGTTCGATGTCGTTCTCCTGCCCTCGCGCTACGAGGGGCTCCCCTACTCTCTTCTCGAGGCGATGGCTCAGCAGGTGGCTGTCGTGGCCTCCGATGTCACGGGCAACCACGACGTGCTGGAGCATGGCCGAACCGGCTTCCTGGTCCCCGTTGGCGACGTGTCGGCGCTGGTGGCCTGTGCGCGCCGGGCCCTCGCCGACCCATTGCTGCGTCAGTCTCTGGGACGCGCTGCCAGGGAGCGGGTGGCGTCGGAGTTCACGGAGGAGGAGTTCCTGAGGCGGATGACGGGGCTCTATGAGCAGTTGCAGGCGCAGTGAGCGCCGGCGGCGGGCTCATGTGCCCGTCGCCTTAGGCATCTGGCGCTCCGCCACCTCGATGGCGCGGAGCAGCGCTCGGGCCTTGTTGATGGTTTCCTCATACTCAAGGGCGGGCACTGAGTCGGCCACGACGCCGCCGCCCGCCTGCACGTAGGCTTTGCCGGCATGGAAGACGAGGGTGCGCAGCGTGATGCAGGTGTTGATATTGCCGAAGTAGTCCATGGCGCCCACCGCGCCGGCGTACGGGCCGCGGCGGGTGCGCTCCATTTCGTCAATGATCTGCATCGCCCGCACCTTCGGCGCGCCGGACACCGTGCCCGCGGGCATGCACGCCCGCAGCACGTCGAACGGGCTGTGGCGCTCGCGGTCGAGCCGCCCCTCGACATTTGACGTGATGTGCATGACGTGCGAGTAGCGCTCGATCACCATCTCCTCGGTGACGCGGACCGTGCCGTATCGGGAGACGCGGCCCACGTCGTTGCGGCCGAGGTCGAGGAGCATCACGTGCTCGGCGCGCTCCTTGGGGTCGCGGAGGAGTTCCTCGGCCAGCGCGTCATCCTCTTCCGGCGTTGCTCCGCGGCGCCGCGTTCCGGCGATGGGGCGCACGGTGATCTTGTCGCCCTCGAGCTTGACCATGACCTCGGGCGAAGCGCCCACCAGCGTGACATCGTCCAGCTTCAGGTAGAACATATACGGGGAGGGGTTTACGACTCTCAGCGCCCGGTACACGTCGAACGGGTCGGCGTGTGTCTCGACCTCGAGCCGCTGGGAGGGGACCACCTGAATGATGTCGC
Coding sequences within:
- a CDS encoding dihydrodipicolinate synthase family protein → MELRRFEGAWTALVTPFTRSDRISWPEFERLVDFQVSQGITGLVPTGTTGESPTLTWGEHNKVIEATLRLRGSRCFVLAGTGSNSTAEALRGSHHALEAGAEAVLLVDCYYNGPSSLELRREYHGVIADACRGAKVVPYIIPGRSGTALAPEDLALLALEHPNVRAVKEATGDLARMAATRTLVGADFDILSGDDNLTPAMMSDPAIRASGVVSVVSNVAPAAVERMARALAQGNRSEGDRLANALEPLFGIVTVTVASERTIAGRTLTVRDKFRNPLPIKTLMRGLGMIRAGCRRPLGHMTRAGVAVVREAARAVWRANPEILAPIETAFGVSLDHRLSNDELWASLAYPND
- a CDS encoding SAM-dependent methyltransferase — translated: MSSYELGEPALGPSQRTYLTSGLARAILKARRLHEAKVTVSLDLNRTRSVVHLLPESVRFPDGSELSLKKLRTVLRKGLRVYLVERGELIPVERRGNFYYKLMATDSAPTLEISGIKMHRSEGCCPYAQAEAIVRTVVRPGDRVLDSCGGLGYTAIWAARLGADRVVSIEHDLDVLEMARLNPWSEEYFFDARIDVIPEDVTRFLAAEPSGSFDAIVHDPPHVSRAGELYGRDFYFELSRVLTATGKLYHYVGEPFSRRKGKDIHSGISERLANVGFEPRYVEELAGFVCTKRR
- a CDS encoding HAD family phosphatase; the protein is MSPADVRTRAVIFDLDGVLVDSEALHVEAWRRVFAACGIIVSDEEYAHGVGMADGDWLAWLFTRRGPALDVRRCLDEKRRVFAGILKADVRPFPGVVELVTRLHPECRLGVASNSPRRSIETALAALRLRSHFDAVAGADDVKRHKPHPEIYLHVAARLAIEPARCTVIEDSALGIQAAKAAGMRCIGITNSLPAERLAAADLTVASLADADSVLRFVRAG
- the rsgA gene encoding ribosome small subunit-dependent GTPase A — its product is MRCSLPGKWRLRKGAQTRPIAVGDRVRFSLLPSGEGVVEGVEPRKGGKLSRKAAGEREAEQVVAANVDQLVVVASVAEPELNRRLLDRLVVSGEHGGLDVAVCLNKIDLADAAAYEPVLELYRRLGYRALATSAVSGVGLEDLRAALRDKTSVFAGQSGVGKSALLMSVQPGLDLRVGDVSASTGKGRHTTTAVSLLPLEFGGYVVDTPGIREFALYNIERDELQHCFPEMAERFGQCRFADCSHRHEPGCAIAAAVESGAIDPERYESYCRIYESLPAPDPARRRR
- a CDS encoding type II secretion system protein; its protein translation is MVRRVGAGRRAFVVIELFAVIAVIGILLSLGFSVYRGARLSARVVVAANNLKQVGMALELFSRKYECYPPEGANLATFLAPFVSNVDVFSNPLAEEATPGETLSKLYLEPYDNEADASGHYLTAFVTEDGTTAVVLKTGSIVERIDNLALPEDPATVVAILSGSQPGTDTTAPTTSPTTPGATSDTSTNTGDATAPTDGSTDGTTTTTTTTTTTTGGSTGGTTSGGTVTSDGTIGGSINLNPNNNDDFEFELRFSLMTGGELIIVTRDELHNGSAQANGYLGIPLSASYILLKPKGNGNQNSLTYTGEFENKTYLNERLVLENKNRYILTTKDGGTMVVTLYNTKSSRGRAMGKWWIDINAVGAKIQICKCNNSPCTCLANGE
- a CDS encoding prepilin-type N-terminal cleavage/methylation domain-containing protein translates to MVKRRGRGFVIIEVVTVITIIAVLLSLGYSVYKGARLSARVVVASNNLKQVGMALELFNKKYECYPPEGANLATMLAPFVQNPEVFNNPLADEPTPGKTLSELYVEPYDEEADRPGSYLTAFVTEDGTTAVVLKTGNIVERVDNLSLPSDPDSIVAILSGTPPSAEPSTPLPTTTEPSTPPPTPTEPSTPPPTTTEPSTSPPTSPDSTGGSGTGGTSTGGGTSTPPATTTPEGTVGGSINLNPNNNDDFEFELRFNLIGGGELIVVTRDNLHDGSAAANGYLGVPLSASYILLKPKGNGNQNSLTYTGTFEGKTYNNETLRLENKNRYILTTKDGGTMVVTLYNTKSSRGRAMGKWWIDINAVGAKIQICKCNQTPCVCKPE
- a CDS encoding glycosyltransferase family 4 protein translates to MGGARKHVYQLVRGLDQSRFEVHLACSLERDRGVERELAGLNAAGIRTVPIRMLRRPAPLADLAALRALSRLMRTERFDIVHTHASKAGFLGRLAARRAGVPAIVHTPHTFPFERRDTRLAPLYRLLERIASGWAHRIVLVSASQRAIAEQAGLGARTQLAVVPNGIRLPAADPAETRRRHRSELGLGSSDLAVGFVGRISPQKDVQAFLAAAGALSREFQGMRLFLAGGADDLRYLRALRPAISPEAWGVATGAIAAKARVCWSRELPVEVLGYRPDAPELVAAFDVVLLPSRYEGLPYSLLEAMAQQVAVVASDVTGNHDVLEHGRTGFLVPVGDVSALVACARRALADPLLRQSLGRAARERVASEFTEEEFLRRMTGLYEQLQAQ
- the trpE gene encoding anthranilate synthase component I, coding for MHYPPFDEFQRLAQTANVVPVYRQLLADTLTPVSAFQKLGVAGHGFLLESVTGGERIGRYSFLGAEPRAIIRATRNLVEVIRGAEVARNESSDPLRDIESLLAQSRPARVQGLDCFAGGVVGYLAYDVVRYVEHLPNAPPDDRGLPDYCLMACDTLVVFDHVFKTIKVVSNARLGGRSARQAYDEAVAAVDAVVERLRTPVMTLTDDIRPVGDITLRYRSNISQADYEDVVLRCKEYIKAGDIIQVVPSQRLEVETHADPFDVYRALRVVNPSPYMFYLKLDDVTLVGASPEVMVKLEGDKITVRPIAGTRRRGATPEEDDALAEELLRDPKERAEHVMLLDLGRNDVGRVSRYGTVRVTEEMVIERYSHVMHITSNVEGRLDRERHSPFDVLRACMPAGTVSGAPKVRAMQIIDEMERTRRGPYAGAVGAMDYFGNINTCITLRTLVFHAGKAYVQAGGGVVADSVPALEYEETINKARALLRAIEVAERQMPKATGT